The sequence GTAGAACTTCATTCCAAGGCTGAGCATAAGATGTTGGGGCTAGATTCCCACTTATAGGAACACTTTGATTTTGGTCGGCACCCAACATATTCGGCCCCGTAAAAGCTAGGGTACAACTATTGTAGAAAACGGCAACAGCTTCATTGTAATTTCCTCTTCCACTAGTAAGAGGAGGAACTAAATACCAGGGTCTTGTATCGTTATACTCGTCAAGATCATTTAGGGCATCACGTAAGAGAAGGAGAGCATGTTGCGAGTCTGGATTTTGCAGTAACCGATTATATCCAGTAGTAGCATTTTTATCGCCAACAACTTCAACAATTACAATTATATCGGGAAAGTACTCTTCGTCTTGATTGTTAAAAAAAGTAGTACGTATATAGTTTATCCGATCATTAATTTTTGAATCGTAAGTAAATTTTTCTATATTCCAGTAAAGTACTCTCGTCATTGTTTTAGCCTTGTTTACTATAATAATAAATATTGTGTTATATAAAGCAGATTTTCTTAACCTACTTTATGTAAGGACACTTATCTTAACCTACTTCATCCTTCTTCACTCTGCGTTTCTGGAGCAGGATTTTCTTGAAGTTTTAGCCATCCTTCACTAATCTGTTGAGGGTTTGCAAATACAGTCCCCCCCGTCGCGACTACTTTATCTTGGCTCCAGGCCTCATTAGAAGCAGTAAGCCAGGACCAGTTTGCCCCTCCTTGGGTAGGGGTTGGAATATATATACTCCCTGTTTCATTATTGGCATCAGTGATAATAGGCGCGGTTAAAAAAGTAATGTAAATCGAGTTCAATGCTTGCGCATATTGAGTCTCAGGCACTTTTATTGTTTTAACTGGCAAAATACCACTAATCGCATTAATGGAAGCTCGGGGGTCAATTAGCATAGACACGTATTGGGTCGGGTCGCTTGAAGCATAGTATTCAGAATAAGGGGTGAGGAATAGCTTATTACCGGCGATAATTTTAGTGTCTTCCTCTGATTTATCATTGGTTGTATAAAAGGTTGTATAGTCCACATTTGGCGTAGAGCCTGCAAAATATCCGATCAGCCCATCCTGAAAATCGCTTAAATCACCCAGTTGTACAGGAAATTGCACCTGAGTAAACCCATCTTCTGTACGATCAATAATGTTGGAATTATTCATATCGTTTTGCAACGCATCATAGCTCTCATCAGGGGACGGTAATCCTTGAAGTTCAAGTCTTATAGAGGCTTGAACAAGGGCTAAGGGGCTGCCACACAACACAGCATTACTGATTGTACCTGTATAGCCACTGGGTTCTATATAAGATAAGCTTTGATTGATCGCTCTAATGAGATCCTTAAAATACTGCAGGCCATTATTTAAAGTAACATTTGCCATATTATAGAGGACTGTATTTATCCCCTCAAAAGAGTTATTCACTCCATTGAAACAGTCTTCCATTGAAGTGCCAAACGGAAAGCGTCCAGGGGCACTTTGCCAAACTATTTCTTCTGATCCTGCCACCAGTGATCCGATAGGATTACCTAGTGGGTCATAGAACATAAGACTATCATCTAAATTATTGGGAAAAACCCAGCCGCAGATAGGGCTTATCGCTGGATGAGTATTCATTTCTTCCTGCTGACTTACGGCAGTCAAGAAATCAAAGGACAGCCTGCTATCTTGAACGATATTGGTAGATAAGTGGGCATAGTCCTGGCTTTCAACCTTTATTATGGTGGCACTCTCAGGATAAATGACAGGAGTTGTTGATATATCAATAGCTTGAATTCTCCCAAACGCATCAACTACCTGAAGCTGGGTAATTTGAAAAACACCATCATTAATAGGAGAATAAATATTTTCGGGTAAGGGAGCCGTTATATTCATACCACCAACGGCAATTCCCACCTCTTCATTGAAGGGTTTTTCTCCCCCAGATAGAGGGTCAAAAATATCTAATTGTAATGTCTTTTGTCGCATGAGCATTTGCTCAAAATATCCATCCAAAGATTGAGATAAGAGAGGTACTTCATTAAGCTGGGTAAGAATTGCTTCTAATTTAGGATTGGGGTGTTGCTTTAAAAAGGCTTGAAGCTTACAGAGCAGAGTTTCTTTATTGCTGGGAGTTAAAACAACTGTACCTGAATAATTCCCATAAATACCTGTGTCAAATTCAGGGGATCCATTAAAAGCGAGCTCACCCCCCAACTTATCAAGCTCAAAGTTTTTAATGATGTGGTCTGAATCGTAGACAGGGTAGTTCGTTCTTTTAAGAGGAAAATATTCTATCTTCCATTGCAATAATAAGGGAAACCATTGAGCAGGAAGCCAACTCTGCATCGCGACAGAACTTGGTAAAGTTCCGTTAGAAGGGGGGGACGACGATAAATTATTGCTATTTGACAACCAGGCGGCCTCATTAACTAAAGCATTAATATCATTACTATAGAGTAGATTGGTATTGCTAATAGGGATTGATGAAGGTGCCGCAATAACCTGATTTGATATTCTGCAATCTAGAATACCGTCAGGCGTCTTATTCCTATTACCCGCATAATTCCAGGTTTCGTTTGCGTTCCCTGCAATTAAGAGGGAAGGATTCGCAGGACTATAATAGCGACCAGAAAAAGCTTTATCACAGGTTAAGATATATTGAATAGGATTATTAGGATTGGCGTTTGAAATCTTTGCTTGGAGAGCATCTGCAAGGTTTTTCACTTCGGCTGATAAGTGGTAGGATTCCTCTAGCAATTGGATAAGTGAATTTTGAATATTCGGCAAAACCCCACCCATATTGCTCATTTCAGATTTAATGTAATCTGAGACATCTGAAGCAGCAAAAGGCCATGAACCTGTATTGGTGACCTCACCTGGAGGATATTTTAGAGTCATGAACTTACTCCAATCGCTGAAGATCTGCCAGCGCAGAGAATCAATACTATTCCGAAGGTTATTCAGAGAAAGCTGCTTCTCATTTAATTGATTTAACTGCGAGCCCCACTGAGGGGGTAGCATAGTCTTAGTTTGAAGCGGTGATGTTGAATTTGATTCAAGAGTTATAGGAGCAATTGTCCATAAAGGCCCTCCATCTTTTTGGGTGAATCTCTTATGATGTAAAGTTTGTTGGATTTTAAGAATTCCCTCAGGACTTTCTAACTCTTTTAACATCCCTAGCTGGAAGGCATTTAAAATATCTTCCGTATGGGAAGTGAGAGGGGTCGCTTCTGGGGAAGAAGTATAATGCATAAAGAAAGCAGATAAAGCTTCTATGCCTGTATTACCACAAACAACTGACGCCTCGAGTGGGCTGCTGTCAAAGTAACTTTGCTGATTAGGGTTCCACTGAATGTTTTGGATAAAGCCACTATATAAAGAAGCTGAGGTATTGAGAACCAATTGCTGTTGAGCCTCCGGTGACAATCCCCAGTCTTGACTTGCAAGCCAATCTTGTGTGTTTTCTCCATTACCCAGACTATTAAGAAAATCTTTATTGTCCTCGCTATACCAACCCACCACACTGTATGTTAAGGTTAGAGATTGCTGTATATCTTGAACATCATCATAAAAACCAAATACAGATCTACAATTGGGATAGAATGAGGAAAAGTTAATATTCCCATAACCGATCGCTGTTAGATTATCATAATATGAATTTTCAGTATTTTCGCCTGTCCAACTTTGTAAAGGTACCACTCTTCCCATATACCGAAAAGGTTGGTTGCCGTCAGTGCCATAGGTACCATACTGATAGGGGACTGAGGTACAGGGGCCATTTTGAGTGGTATCTAGAAAGTCACTTTCAACCACCCAGGATTGTGTATTGACTAATGTATTCGCTGAATCGAATCCCAATCTTGTTATTAACCAACGATTGGGGACAGAGGGGAAATTTAGTGAGCGAGAGCTCGTGTCATGACTTCCTCGAATCAAGGCATTAGGAAGAGCCCAGTGTAAATGGACTCCTCTTTCTAAATTGGTTATCGTATCAAATGGGATAGATAGAATATTAGCACTTAGATTTGCACCAATGTTATGCTGTTCGCTATTCACCATATAAGGAAGCAATGAGAAGTCTGCATCAGCAGGTACAAAAGGAATACCGCTTCCGTCTATACTGGCATCATTGCCACTTATACAATAAGCTTGCACATTCAGGGGGACGATAAGATTTTGTTGGTCCATTTTATTATCCTTAAATTTTATGTAACTTCATTGTGTGTTATTGGTATGGGGGGCCCCACAGTACACGTATCTTTCTCTCAGTAAACCGAATAAGGGTGCTTTTATTAGTATTCCCAAAATACAAATGTACCTGTAAATAAGCCCAAATCTGATCTTCATTAAGGATTTTGTTTATCTCAGAGTCAGGTAACGACATATAGATTTTGGTATCTTTCCCAGATGACGCAGATAAGGAATATTGAGAAGAATATGAAGATAAGTTTGCTGATGGACTTGTAGATAATGATAAGGGCCAATGAGAACCTTCAAAAACTAAAGTTGCTGCAATAAAAAAGTCCTCATCCGTAACACTGCCAGGTATATCCCAGTTGATAGTCAAATATGTATTCTCCGGATCGAGGGGGGGCTCACCGGGAACTTCAACTGTTTGTATTTGGGAGTGCCCTAAGATTAGCCTAGGGGCCCCTACTTCAATAGCTTGAAAAGTAGGATTGATAGAAAAAGCTCTACTTCGATCTTGTATAGAAACAGGAGTTGCACTTAAGCATATAGCTTCAGCACTTCCAGCTGAAGTTGGATTTAAGCTTGTAATTAAAAATTTCTTGCTAGTTTGTGTAGCCGGCAAAGTATAGAGATTGCTCGCATCACTTCCACCATAATCATTCCCATCAACGGCATAAGTTAAGGGATAATAGTTCCCCTCTGCATCATAACTACCGATTGAAACCTGAACCTCTTCTCCAGAGGCTGGCGGAAACCATTGTGTTGACAGATAGGATGCATAAGGTAAGAGCTTTCCTGAGCTATCCACGCTTATACCGCCCTCAATTAACCTCAAATCACAGAGGGGGGATGTTATAAGGGTTGTTTGAGTAGTTGCTGTAAAGACGGTAATACTCCCCTTATACATCAATTGGAGCGTAAAGGTGAGTGGCTGAGTACTATCAAACGGTTGCAGATTTTCTAAATTTCCTGAAAGGCTTAATTCTACATTCGAGCCAGTTTGTGAAGGCAGAAGGTTGTTTGAAAGGTTGATTGGAACGGGGGTTGGTAATGTTTTGCCATTATTTATAGCTGTTACCCATAAGGTGAGAGAAAACCCTTCTTTTGGTATGCTATCTGGAACATTCCAATTTATATTGATCGAGGAATTCTGAATATCCCAACCTTGATCAGTAGCTATATTTAAGGAATTTATAGCTACAGTGCTTGTGTTTTGTAGGGTAAAGCTTAGAGAATCTGTTTCCACCTTTCCAGATGTATTAGAGAGTTTTGCCGTATAGATTCCAAGATTAGATAATAGTGGATCCCCTAGCTTTGCAAGAAAATCTACAGGTATATTTTCCACCTGACTACCAGATAAATCAGAATTGTAATAAATCTGATGATTAGAGGGATCATTAATTTGGAATGTCCACTGAGAGGCTCCAAAAACTTTAGAATTAAAAGTTACCGTTTCAAAAAATTCATAAGAATCTTTATCGGTTGAGAACGAAAGAATTGTCGGTTGTGAAGGTGCTTTCATGATAGGGACAGTTATCGAACCATCTGCATAGCCTCCAATGTTAACATATGTTAAATACAACATCGTAGTTCCAGGCATAGCATAACTAATAATATCATTGATCGGGATATTAAAACTTCCCCCCGGACCCAACAAACCTGTATTGGTGGAATCAGGGGTAAGAGTCCATGTCGTGACCAGTCCTTGCGTGTTTATGGATGGTTTTTGCCATCCATAACCACCTTGAATACCAGTGACCTCATTGATGAGTATGCCTTCTATGTTGCTACTTGTTCCGAGGGCGTTGACAGATCCGTCTCCGGTGTCACCACAGGTAATAAAAGAAATGGTAAATTGCGGGGTGGCACCAGCAACAGGGGTGGTAACAAGAGGATGACTAGGATCATTATTAGTTAATGTAAGGGTAAGGTTATTTATAATTGGATCAGTTGAATCACTCACATAGATCACATTAGAACCAGGGTTAGAACCTTGCCCTCCTCCAATAGTTACAGTTAATTGGTCTGTCAAACGACTACCACTGGTTGAAGAATTAATGAGAGTTAATGGTAAACCGACGCCGTTGTTACTATAATGTCCTCCGTTAGACTTCTCTCCATACAACCCAAACGTTAAATCACCAGTACTTCCTACCGGATTGGCTGAGGCTTCCATGGTTAGATTAATTGTTAAATAATCATCATTTTGAAGAATAAGATTATTATTAGGACTAATACATAAGTAGTTAAAACCCTGAGTACTCGTGAAAACCGAAGTAAAAGCGATAGAATTTCCACTTCCATCAGTAATAGAAGAGATCGATAGGGCGCTGAACTCTTCTGAGGTTAAAAGATTGGAAGATATTGTAATATAAAAGGGAACTTTATTAGGGTTAATTGAACCACTCAGAGCCGTGGTATTAAAGGTAAAAGCTTGCCCTAAATCGTTGGTTAGCGTAATAGAGAGGGAAGTTTGAGTGTCAATAGGAATTGTAGATGTATTAAGGGTTGGGTTGATACCAGTTGTATTGGCTATCATTGTATTTGAAGAGGGGAAGAATTCTGGCTGCTTTGTTTTTGTCATCGTTTTAGTCATATTATGTTCCTTTTCTGTTAGTCGGTTGTTTTTGAGTGAGAATAGAACTATCGACCCCTACGGTCATCTGTAGTCCAAACTCAGCTGCAGTGACATTTTGATCTGGCATAGTTTTTTGAACAATGGTTTGAATCGCATTTGCTAAGGCACTCATGCTGACAACCCGTGTGGTGGGGTCTCGGTAATAGGTTGAACCAATTGTGATAGAAGCCTCAGTTTTTTCTCCGTTCTGTTCAGGATTGTTTAAGTCCATGGTTTTTAAGGTAAGTATGTAAGGATCATTGTTAGATGACTGCTCTGCCGATTGATCATCAAAACCAAAATGGATCCCTTCTGATGGAGTGCTAATTTGAAGAGTGTCAACCTCCCCCTCGAAGATGCAGAGAAGGATATCAGGGGAGATTTTACTCTTCCTTAACATCAGCAAGGGAGGGTTGCTCTGTGAGCCGTTGAATCCTTCAATGTGCAACTTAGGCCAACCGCTTACTGCAATGGACCTGAGTAAAAATCCTGTCAGAACCTGGTGATTTACACCGCCGGAAGTAAGGATGGTCTCTGGTTGTCCCTTGGGGGTGGGCAGATTTAAATGCTTGCTGATGACATTTCCGTAAACTTGATCATGAGCAAAATCTCCCTCTGTTACGCTCCCGAGGCTGTAGGCACCATCAATAAGTGCGGTTATCCAATTATTATCAATGGAGAAAAAACGAATGGATTCTTTTGGCAGCAAACTTTCATCTGCACATAGGTAATTAAAGGGAACCCCATAAAGCAACCTTAAGCGGGAAAACCAATTTAAAATATGTTCCTGCTCAGGGCTATCGTTAGTGGAAGTTACAGGGATTGTTATTTTCCCGGCGATTGTCTCGGCATAAGCTTGTTTTAGCTGGGTTCTAATATTTTTAATTAACATCAATTCTTTCCTGCCTTTAAATAATTTTCGAAAGCTTGGCTTAGGATGGTTGTCAATTTATCTTCAGCGGAGAGGATTTCCAGCGATTGATTCTGAAGGGGAGCCTCTTCCTCAAGCTCGCCGCCTAAGATTTTTTGCTCAAGCTGCGTGATGGTATTGAGAGTATTCTTCCTTTTCCACTTGTATAGATTTTCTGAGAATTTTTGATTTTGAAGACCGAGCAATCGTCCCAACTGCCACGCTGCAGCATAGGAAACATCAAACATTGAGGTCGTCGGATCGTATCTTAAAAGGTCATCTGAATGTTGATTCGGCCAACTAATGGTATTATTGCTAACCACGTACGGCGCGAGAGGCCCTCTATAGAACGATACACTGGTATCCCCATTTCTCATATAATGATTAGCTGGTATGTAGCCCATACTAAAGGCTGTATTGAGCGCAACAGTTCCATCATCAGTCCCTTCGATTTGGGGCGTTTGCAAAGTGATTGGCGATGTATAGGGAGTGCCGTCAACTGTATTTAAGCGACTGATTACATCACTTAAGTTTCCTTTATGAGAAAGGACTTCAAAACTCCAGTTTTTTAAAGAGACCAAGCGGACATATTTTGTTTCTGCGGGCAAAGAAGGGCTAGCCGTACCATCAGCGTTGGGTAAATAAGCCCCCATATTTTCAAAAGAGACAAGGTGAACGGTACATTGCCCACTGGGCGGACAAAGCCTATTGGCAAAGACAACGGAATACTTTTTATAGGGAAGAGCATCTTTACCTTTTTCAACAGGCGCGGATACTTTCTTTACATGCGCCAAATAAGAAAAGTCATCTGCACTGGGTACAATTTGGTTAAAAAGGTTGACAGGTAAGTCGATTACCGCGCAAGGATCACTGTCTTCCTCACCATAGCCTTGCGTAAAACTATAGAATAGGATCGCGTTTGGATCAGTCGCTGGTAAATTTGCAGTCTTAAATGTGCTGAGTGTCACTTGCTTAACAGTTGGTTCTTCATCTTCATAAAAAACCAAGAGCGCAAGCCAAGGCGGCTGGGGTAAGGTTTGATCTGAATCATCAAGAAATCTTTGCCAAGGTAAAGTAGTACTTGTCAATACCACATGAGGAAAACAATTAGAAAAGTCACCCTGATGCGTGGCAGGAGGGAAGACCGATTGGAACTTGTTCGGATCCAGCGTAAATCTTTGCCCCATAACAGCAAAGGTTTTCTGAACGCTAAAGCTATCCGCAACGCTCCCTCCTGGGTCACTAATGCTACCGGTTTGATCTGAGCCTGTGCCCCTTGTTGTCTGAGTCAAACCAAGCGTATAAGTCCCACTTTCCAAAGCTGGGATATGATATTGGATGAATTCTATTGTTTTGTTAAAGTTTGATCGTGCCATTAAGATGCTCCTCCTAATACTTTTTCTTCGCCCAGGTAACTCAATATAGGGTCGCCGACAAAATATACATTAGCAGCCTCCGTACTGAGGCTGGTTACGTTGATGTCATTAATGATTTTGAAAGATGTTGTTTGAAGTCGGGTTAAAATGGAAGTACGACTTGTATTTTTAGCAATGGTCTGCCCGATCTCAGCACACGGCTCCTCTGTAAAACCATCTGTGGTGGGAACAGAAGGTTTATTATAAGAAATTAGATTATCTTCCTCGAAATCTATGGAATATAAGAGATTATGTAAAGCAACCGGTGTGACTTGGTCAGCCGGCGTTACTTTTGCCGAAAAACTGATGCCTGATAAAGTGTTTGCAATTGTTGTTGTACTACTGCTGGCCACAGACGTTTCAAGATCGTCGAGAGAGGTAATACATTGCCATAAAGATTGAGGAACATTACTTGTAAGAAGTGAAATGTTGAATTTATCGGCGATATCATAAGGCTCATTTCCATCAGCATCAAGATAAGTTAGGGTAATTGCATGGTCTGAGGTAAAACTATCGGAAGGGGCTCTCACCATTCCAACACCAAAATCTGTATTAATAGAGGAATCCATAGTTGAAAGAGTTTGTGCTACGCCATTGAGAGATAACGTTTTAGAGGGAATACTGCTTCCAGTTGTAAAGATAAAATGTTCAGGATCTACAATCCAATCATAGGTAATTCCCTGGTCAGAGACATCTGATTTGATAACTCCATGAGCCAAATTCAGGTTACAGACGTTAGACGGATCAGTGGATAAGAAGGATTGTTTAAAATTACTCCATGAAATAGCAGCGGGCGGTGTCGTAATAGGCTCACTATCTCCAAAGGAAATGGTAAATGAGATGATATAAAGGTCGACTTTAGCCTTGCCGGTAAAATCTGGTCCCCAGATACTCAGGTCTGCATTTGTATGCGCTGTAATAGCCGTATTGACAAACGCCACATCAATTATTAACGAGGCTCCAACATCGACATTGGCATCAATTGTATATTGATAGGGCTGCCAGAATAATAAGACATCAGCATCAAGATTAAACCATGCCCGAATTCCATCACTCTGCCATAGCGCCTTAAGCGATCCCCCCACCATTATCGCTAAGGAAGTGATAGCACAATAGAGACCTCCTTGAATCGAGAGTTCAGGACAGACCTGCCAATTTAACCCTAGAAGAGGAACGGTAGGATAGTAGCTGGGTTTTTTAAATTTAGGACTATATCCTCCCAGACTAATAACAAAATCCCCTGCATGAGGATTGGATCCAAACCACAAATAAAAAGCAAAACCGCCGGTTAAGTGACAGTTTTTTGAAAGGACATAGGAATTATTCGTTAACTGCCCTTCAACAGAGAAAAGACCTTCTGCAGGAACAAGAGTTGTTTCTATGGCAAATTGGATCATTGCCACAGGGTCTGGATCTAAAGGCGGAGCTACAATGGTTGATACACCAAGTAGATCCAATTCTAATTGTGTTCCGAATGCTGCTGCTGCAAGTAGGTAAGAGTTTACCATTCCATAAGAGTTAAAGTTAATGCCCGCTGCCAGCCAATATTGTCCCTGCTCAATGGGAATTGCACTTTGAACGGTTTGTAATAAACTTGAGAGATTCTCGTTTTTATACTTACTTGGATTTTGAGCAATTTCGATTAAAGGAAAGGACATGATCGAGGAAATGTTAGGCATTATGAGGTCGCGGTTATAACCAAATCCTCCTGCCCCTCCGGTTATGAAGAATGCAGGAGGGCCTCCAAGGGGGAAATCTATAACGGCAAAGGCAAACAAAGAAGATTGATCATCGGGGGGCATAGCATAGGAAGCAAGAGCCGCAATGTCAAACTCCCCAACTTTGACGGTTAAGGTTCCATCATATTCAGTGCCTCCACTGTCATCGGCGCTTAAAAGTCCGCCATTTATCACAATGTCGTCACTGGTAAGGTCAACATCTAATCCGTGAAGTGCAAATTGTAAATCAGGCTCAGAGTTACTGACATTCATTCCTACAGACAACCCAGTGAGAGCAATATTGAGGTTTGTCGTATTAAGAGAAGCATCTAACATGATCCACATAAGATCATTTTGATAATTTAAACCAATCCTTTTTAAACTTATAGGACCAACAGTTTTTTGAATATTAACCCAGACACCCGGAGGGGTGGGGGGTGGAGTTGATGAAGTAGCGGTGAGATCAGTAATTAAACTTGGGGCGCCTCCACTTTCTGTTTGTACAGCGGGACCAAAATCTAAGTCAAAAGGATGATCATCGCCTGCAATGGACAATACTCCTTTGATATCAAGACCT is a genomic window of Candidatus Paracaedibacter acanthamoebae containing:
- a CDS encoding DUF6603 domain-containing protein codes for the protein MTLQTLQTTLSQLNSTNISEAVISNAGLTPREDLDNLLQSALMLTQPLNVNIVNVGTADDTSLVIQATGSFLNLSSINLQIEFVLNQDITDVIINATLPDNQGQAWQFADSFPYMVIYPFYNISFNSPSFIFSSYGQPYTWQSQPLSLTAGLNFASFLPLDSGFVGLVSNFFSTPPSGEILFSGSVDTSVIGKNNIVWPSVNFSGLMSDQPSDFIPGLEFTNPIITLTSQIDLDDMQSYSLNFSVTEDQIGLNLETQLQNNAVVGFSIVPSDSTNPPSLNTVVQLIPGLTAADITNDIPQELQQSFSAITFVEASCTLCINPINILSMTLVLSAGSAWAITDEFTVKSLTLSYTVLDPLGTPTNIFGFNGVLSFYPEVFKGLFDIQISIDTTNNNLLVSGSYQGIIDLNTITTNLCNLSLPSQFSSINVTDFVVSFNKINTNWTWGLFCNVDGTFPLPFVQGSVDCNLSASLSSNSYYLEGGLTIGGSYFNVSFDSNLKNSVLAGYWKSLSSDDLLGIQSLADAVGIKVTIPTTFDLDLTQAGFSYNLTQNTVKLEATSLNYGKGTFATFLPKGTADQYEFYFNLDVQTDIVILSQDLPLIGQEFSTADEIALKSLNITYASASLPNVNPIKNFNSGLDIKGVLSIAGDDHPFDLDFGPAVQTESGGAPSLITDLTATSSTPPPTPPGVWVNIQKTVGPISLKRIGLNYQNDLMWIMLDASLNTTNLNIALTGLSVGMNVSNSEPDLQFALHGLDVDLTSDDIVINGGLLSADDSGGTEYDGTLTVKVGEFDIAALASYAMPPDDQSSLFAFAVIDFPLGGPPAFFITGGAGGFGYNRDLIMPNISSIMSFPLIEIAQNPSKYKNENLSSLLQTVQSAIPIEQGQYWLAAGINFNSYGMVNSYLLAAAAFGTQLELDLLGVSTIVAPPLDPDPVAMIQFAIETTLVPAEGLFSVEGQLTNNSYVLSKNCHLTGGFAFYLWFGSNPHAGDFVISLGGYSPKFKKPSYYPTVPLLGLNWQVCPELSIQGGLYCAITSLAIMVGGSLKALWQSDGIRAWFNLDADVLLFWQPYQYTIDANVDVGASLIIDVAFVNTAITAHTNADLSIWGPDFTGKAKVDLYIISFTISFGDSEPITTPPAAISWSNFKQSFLSTDPSNVCNLNLAHGVIKSDVSDQGITYDWIVDPEHFIFTTGSSIPSKTLSLNGVAQTLSTMDSSINTDFGVGMVRAPSDSFTSDHAITLTYLDADGNEPYDIADKFNISLLTSNVPQSLWQCITSLDDLETSVASSSTTTIANTLSGISFSAKVTPADQVTPVALHNLLYSIDFEEDNLISYNKPSVPTTDGFTEEPCAEIGQTIAKNTSRTSILTRLQTTSFKIINDINVTSLSTEAANVYFVGDPILSYLGEEKVLGGAS